From a single Photobacterium gaetbulicola Gung47 genomic region:
- a CDS encoding hybrid sensory histidine kinase BarA (COG0642,COG0784) yields MTKYGLRARVFTLTLAPTLIIGLLLSAFFTMSRYRDLEHQLISTGASIIEPLAISTEYGMADQNREAVRRLISYAHRKHSQIVRSIAVFNTKNELFVTSNFHRNFEALMYPEDQPIPLLLETRLNENALILRAPILKEGQFSNASIPGYQAETLGYIALELDLSALRLQQYQEVFTALMVLLLGLTLSALFAYRLMKDVTRPISHMVSMVDRIRRGHLDVRIEGQLLGELDTLKNGINAMAISLSEYHIEMQQSIDQATSDLRETLEQLEIQNVELDIAKKRAQEAARVKSEFLANMSHELRTPLNGVIGFTRQMLKTRLSSSQQDYLQTIEKSANNLLTIINDILDFSKLEAGKLLLENIPFDFTESLDEVMKLLAPSAHEKGLELTLKVDHRIPSGMIGDPLRIQQVLTNLIGNAVKFTERGNIDVSVELKTERDESLELQFMVRDTGIGISERQQAQLFQAFSQADASISRRYGGTGLGLVITQKLVSQMGGEVSLTSRLHQGSTFWFSLRLNKTDLPVSQPIDTHSLINKKLLLIEPNMQAASVIQQRLIRAGIHVTYRSSMPDDAEHHDFALLNLSPGEQPPIATLLDQVFKAEQLSEKVIVSLPTTELALSERLLNAGVTSCLPKPLGHRKLFEALVSEPDQFSEPEPQPISSEAPSIQPLTVMAVDDNPANLKLISALLCERVETVITASGGRKAVEYAHQKEFDLIFMDIQMPEMDGVTACQEIHKTELNHSTPVIAVTAHAMAGERERLIEAGMDDYLTKPIEERILQQILAKWTTPHDQPIHALDAPVPEPSQDDTSSNEAPASANQNVSWDWDLALKQAAGKEELAKDMLQMLLDFMPEVEMLVNEALDGKDIELWPPIHKLHGSCAYSGVPRLKNLCHTIETELKAGASTDDIEPELFELIDEMNNVVKASKAYRH; encoded by the coding sequence ATGACCAAATATGGACTTCGTGCCAGGGTGTTCACCCTGACATTAGCACCGACGCTGATTATTGGCCTGCTTTTGAGCGCATTTTTTACCATGAGCCGATATCGCGATCTTGAACATCAGCTTATCTCGACCGGTGCCAGCATTATCGAGCCCCTGGCGATCTCCACCGAATACGGCATGGCCGACCAGAACCGCGAGGCCGTCCGCCGCTTGATCAGCTATGCCCACCGCAAGCATTCGCAAATCGTGCGCAGTATTGCGGTGTTCAATACCAAGAACGAACTGTTCGTCACCTCGAACTTCCACCGTAACTTCGAGGCCCTGATGTACCCGGAAGATCAGCCAATCCCGCTGTTGCTGGAAACCCGGCTCAACGAAAACGCGCTGATCCTGCGCGCGCCGATCCTCAAGGAAGGCCAGTTCAGCAACGCGTCCATTCCGGGCTACCAGGCCGAAACCCTCGGCTATATCGCCCTCGAGCTCGACTTGAGTGCCCTGCGCCTGCAGCAGTATCAGGAAGTCTTTACCGCCCTGATGGTGCTGCTGCTCGGCCTGACCCTGTCTGCGCTGTTCGCCTACCGGCTGATGAAAGATGTGACCCGCCCGATCTCGCACATGGTAAGCATGGTTGACCGGATCCGCCGCGGCCACCTTGATGTGCGTATCGAAGGCCAGCTGCTGGGCGAGCTTGATACCCTGAAAAACGGTATCAATGCGATGGCGATTTCGCTATCGGAATACCATATCGAGATGCAGCAGAGTATCGATCAGGCCACCTCGGACCTGCGTGAGACCCTCGAGCAGCTCGAGATCCAGAACGTCGAGCTGGATATTGCCAAAAAGCGCGCGCAGGAAGCGGCACGGGTCAAATCCGAGTTCCTCGCCAACATGTCGCACGAGCTGCGTACCCCGCTCAACGGGGTGATCGGCTTCACCCGCCAGATGCTCAAGACCCGCCTGAGCTCCAGCCAGCAGGACTACCTGCAGACTATCGAGAAGTCGGCCAACAACTTGCTGACCATCATCAACGACATCCTCGACTTCTCCAAGCTGGAAGCCGGCAAATTATTGCTTGAGAACATCCCGTTCGACTTCACCGAGTCCCTCGATGAAGTGATGAAACTACTGGCACCGAGCGCCCACGAAAAAGGCCTCGAGCTCACCCTCAAGGTCGACCACCGCATCCCGAGCGGCATGATCGGCGATCCACTGCGTATCCAGCAGGTACTGACCAACCTGATCGGCAACGCGGTCAAGTTTACCGAGCGCGGCAACATCGATGTCTCAGTCGAGCTCAAGACCGAACGCGACGAAAGCCTCGAGCTGCAATTCATGGTTCGTGATACCGGGATCGGTATCTCTGAACGCCAGCAGGCGCAGCTGTTCCAGGCCTTTAGCCAAGCCGATGCCAGTATTTCTCGCCGCTACGGCGGTACCGGCCTTGGCCTGGTGATCACCCAGAAGCTGGTGAGCCAGATGGGCGGCGAAGTCAGCCTGACCAGCCGCCTCCACCAAGGCTCGACCTTCTGGTTCAGCCTGCGCCTGAACAAGACCGATCTGCCGGTGTCCCAGCCTATCGACACCCATTCGCTGATCAACAAGAAACTGTTGCTGATCGAACCCAACATGCAGGCAGCCTCGGTGATCCAGCAGCGCCTGATCCGTGCCGGTATCCATGTCACGTACCGCTCGAGCATGCCAGATGATGCCGAGCACCACGATTTTGCCCTGCTCAACCTATCGCCGGGCGAACAACCGCCAATCGCCACCTTGCTCGACCAGGTGTTCAAGGCCGAACAGCTCAGTGAGAAAGTGATCGTCAGCCTGCCGACCACCGAGCTGGCCCTGTCCGAGCGCCTGCTCAATGCCGGGGTTACCTCCTGCTTGCCGAAACCTCTGGGCCACCGCAAGCTGTTCGAAGCCTTGGTCAGCGAGCCCGATCAGTTCAGCGAACCGGAGCCGCAGCCAATCAGCAGTGAAGCGCCAAGCATCCAGCCGCTGACCGTCATGGCGGTGGACGACAACCCGGCCAACCTCAAGCTGATCTCCGCCCTGCTGTGCGAGCGGGTCGAGACGGTGATCACCGCCAGCGGCGGCCGCAAGGCGGTGGAGTATGCCCACCAGAAAGAGTTTGACCTGATCTTCATGGATATCCAGATGCCGGAAATGGACGGGGTCACTGCCTGCCAGGAAATCCACAAAACCGAACTCAACCATTCCACTCCGGTGATTGCGGTGACCGCCCACGCCATGGCCGGGGAGCGCGAGCGCCTGATTGAAGCGGGGATGGATGATTACCTGACCAAGCCCATCGAAGAGCGGATCCTGCAACAGATCCTGGCCAAGTGGACCACGCCGCACGACCAGCCAATCCACGCCCTCGATGCCCCGGTCCCCGAGCCATCCCAGGACGATACCAGCAGCAACGAGGCACCAGCGAGCGCGAACCAGAACGTCAGCTGGGACTGGGATTTGGCCCTGAAGCAAGCCGCGGGCAAGGAAGAACTGGCCAAGGATATGCTGCAGATGCTGCTCGACTTCATGCCGGAAGTGGAAATGCTGGTCAACGAGGCACTCGACGGCAAAGATATCGAGCTGTGGCCGCCAATCCACAAGCTCCACGGCAGCTGCGCCTACAGCGGCGTGCCGCGCCTCAAGAACCTGTGCCATACCATCGAAACCGAGCTCAAGGCCGGGGCCAGCACCGACGACATCGAGCCGGAGCTGTTCGAGCTCATCGACGAGATGAACAACGTGGTCAAGGCGTCGAAGGCGTATAGGCACTAA
- a CDS encoding ribonuclease III (COG0571): MTTPANRLQRKLGYQFNNLDLLTLALTHRSANGTHNERLEFLGDSILSFVIADDLYHRFPAVDEGDMSRMRATLVRGKTLAELGREFDLGDHLLLGPGELKSGGFRRDSILADCVEAIIGAIYLDSDIENVRGIVLRWYQSRLETIKPGINQKDPKTRLQECLQGRRQPLPAYTVTKVHGEAHNQEFTVQCEVAGLEKPVIGKGGSRRKAEQAAAEIALKQLES, from the coding sequence ATGACCACTCCTGCAAATAGACTCCAGCGTAAGCTGGGCTACCAATTTAACAACCTTGATTTGCTGACCCTGGCGCTGACACACCGCAGTGCCAACGGGACACACAACGAACGCCTGGAGTTTCTGGGCGACTCGATCCTCAGCTTCGTGATCGCCGATGATCTTTACCACCGCTTCCCTGCGGTGGATGAGGGCGACATGAGCCGGATGCGTGCCACACTGGTACGGGGCAAGACGCTGGCCGAGTTGGGCCGCGAGTTCGACCTGGGCGATCACTTGTTGCTGGGTCCTGGCGAGCTGAAAAGCGGTGGTTTCCGTCGCGATTCGATTCTGGCCGACTGTGTCGAGGCAATCATCGGTGCTATTTATCTAGATAGCGATATTGAAAATGTACGTGGCATCGTGCTGCGCTGGTACCAGTCTCGACTTGAAACGATCAAGCCGGGCATCAACCAGAAAGATCCGAAAACCCGTCTGCAGGAATGCCTGCAGGGGCGTCGCCAGCCGTTGCCAGCCTATACGGTGACCAAAGTGCATGGTGAGGCCCATAACCAAGAGTTTACGGTGCAGTGTGAAGTGGCAGGTTTGGAGAAACCTGTTATCGGTAAAGGCGGCAGTCGGCGCAAGGCAGAGCAGGCAGCGGCAGAAATTGCGCTTAAGCAGTTGGAATCATGA
- a CDS encoding putative signal peptidase I (COG0681) encodes MANTFSLILVLATLVTGIIWALDKFIWAPKRQLKIEAAAANAGEQVDAKTLQAVAPQPSWVESASSMFPVIALIMVFRSFIYEPFQIPSGSMMPTLLVGDFILVEKFAYGLKDPVFRHQMVETGEPERGDIVVFKYPPQPNIDYIKRVVGLPGDTVRYSAHKQLCVATKGSGECKPVPLTEMTDSEFSQGMTRMVQFNEQLGEHEHQILVNPLKRDRTLAYQPRPGSSEWVVPEGQYFVMGDNRDNSADSRYWGFVPEANLVGKAVGIWISFEFERGADSALPSWIPTGVRFSRIGGIN; translated from the coding sequence ATGGCAAATACTTTTTCGCTTATCCTGGTGCTAGCAACACTGGTGACCGGGATCATTTGGGCTTTGGATAAATTTATCTGGGCGCCGAAACGTCAATTGAAAATTGAAGCGGCGGCAGCCAATGCCGGCGAACAGGTGGATGCTAAAACCCTACAGGCCGTGGCACCGCAACCGAGCTGGGTAGAATCTGCCAGTTCGATGTTTCCGGTGATCGCGCTCATTATGGTATTTCGCTCATTTATTTATGAGCCGTTCCAGATCCCATCCGGTTCGATGATGCCGACTTTGCTGGTTGGCGATTTTATTCTGGTTGAGAAGTTTGCCTACGGTCTGAAAGACCCGGTTTTCCGCCACCAAATGGTAGAAACCGGCGAGCCGGAGCGTGGTGATATTGTGGTATTCAAGTACCCGCCTCAGCCGAACATCGATTACATCAAGCGCGTCGTTGGCTTGCCGGGCGATACCGTTCGTTACAGTGCCCACAAACAGCTTTGTGTGGCGACGAAAGGTTCAGGCGAGTGCAAGCCGGTACCGTTGACCGAGATGACCGACAGCGAATTTAGCCAGGGCATGACCCGAATGGTGCAGTTCAACGAGCAGTTGGGCGAGCATGAGCACCAGATTCTGGTTAATCCACTCAAGCGCGACCGTACGCTGGCCTACCAGCCGCGTCCGGGGAGCAGCGAATGGGTGGTGCCGGAAGGCCAGTACTTCGTGATGGGTGACAATCGCGACAACAGTGCAGACAGCCGTTACTGGGGCTTCGTGCCAGAAGCTAACCTAGTGGGCAAAGCGGTCGGGATCTGGATCAGCTTTGAGTTTGAACGAGGTGCTGACAGTGCACTTCCATCTTGGATTCCTACCGGTGTGCGCTTTAGCCGCATCGGTGGCATAAACTGA
- a CDS encoding GTP-binding protein Era (COG1159), whose amino-acid sequence MTDKQHCGFIAIVGRPNVGKSTLLNRLVGQKLSITSRKPQTTRHRIMGVDTRDGYQAVYVDTPGLHIEEKRTINRLMNRAASSSLTDVELVLFLVDGTMWTKDDEMVLNKLAKSQLPTVLLVNKVDNVKDKHELFPHLQELSSKMKFVDVVPVSAKHGTNIDAVEKIVREHLPEGEHYFPEEYVTDRSQRFMASEIIREKLMRFTGDELPYSVTVEIERFDYNPDTDGFDINGLILVERKGQKKMVIGKGGDKIKTIGREARIDMEDLFERKVYLELWVKVKSGWADDERALRSLGYIDDL is encoded by the coding sequence ATGACAGACAAGCAACATTGTGGCTTTATTGCCATCGTCGGTCGCCCGAACGTGGGCAAATCGACGCTCCTGAACCGTCTGGTCGGCCAGAAGCTATCTATTACTTCGCGTAAGCCTCAGACCACGCGCCACCGTATTATGGGTGTCGATACTCGCGATGGCTATCAGGCGGTTTACGTAGATACCCCTGGCCTGCACATTGAAGAGAAACGAACCATCAACCGCTTGATGAACCGGGCAGCCAGTAGCTCACTGACCGATGTCGAGCTGGTGCTGTTCTTAGTCGACGGTACCATGTGGACCAAAGACGACGAGATGGTACTTAACAAGTTGGCTAAGTCCCAGCTGCCAACCGTTTTGCTGGTCAACAAGGTCGACAACGTCAAAGACAAGCACGAGTTGTTCCCGCACTTGCAGGAGCTTTCGAGCAAGATGAAATTTGTCGATGTGGTGCCGGTATCAGCCAAACACGGCACCAACATTGATGCGGTCGAGAAGATCGTGCGAGAGCACCTGCCTGAGGGCGAGCACTACTTCCCGGAGGAGTATGTGACCGATCGCTCGCAGCGCTTCATGGCGTCTGAGATCATCCGTGAGAAACTGATGCGCTTTACCGGCGATGAGCTGCCATACTCGGTGACGGTCGAAATCGAGCGTTTCGACTACAACCCGGATACCGACGGCTTTGACATCAATGGCCTGATCCTGGTTGAGCGCAAGGGCCAGAAAAAGATGGTGATCGGCAAAGGTGGCGACAAGATCAAGACCATCGGCCGTGAAGCCCGTATCGACATGGAAGATCTGTTCGAGCGCAAGGTTTACCTTGAGCTGTGGGTGAAAGTGAAATCCGGTTGGGCGGATGACGAACGTGCCCTGCGCAGCCTGGGCTATATTGACGATTTATAA
- a CDS encoding 4'-phosphopantetheinyl transferase (COG0736) has product MAIVGLGTDIADIERVEKAFARSGDAFAQRLLAPSEYEIYQSLKQQGRYLAKRFAVKEAASKALGTGIACGVTFHDFTVSNDERGKPLLALSGKAAELAAAMGVNHVHLTIADEKKYAVATVILES; this is encoded by the coding sequence ATGGCGATTGTTGGCTTAGGGACGGACATTGCCGATATCGAACGGGTGGAGAAAGCCTTCGCCCGTAGCGGTGATGCCTTTGCCCAGCGCCTGCTGGCCCCGAGTGAATACGAGATATACCAGTCGCTCAAGCAGCAGGGGCGCTATCTGGCCAAGCGTTTTGCGGTCAAGGAAGCTGCCTCGAAAGCGCTGGGTACCGGTATTGCCTGTGGGGTGACCTTCCACGACTTTACCGTGTCCAACGATGAGCGCGGCAAACCCTTGCTGGCGTTATCGGGTAAGGCGGCTGAACTCGCTGCGGCGATGGGGGTCAACCATGTCCACCTGACCATTGCCGACGAGAAGAAGTACGCGGTGGCGACGGTGATTCTGGAGTCGTAA
- a CDS encoding DNA repair protein RecO (COG1381) → MEGLQRCFVLHTRPYSETSLILDVFSEDSGRLTLLSKGARRKRSNLKGALQPFTPLFMKWSGKGSMPVLTHAEPISIGLPMRSYILYSAMYVNELLARVLETDTPYPVLFLDYLNVLRELAQAENPEPALRRFELALLDHLGYGVDFLHCAGSGLPVDDTMTYNYREQRGFIASLTVGQLTFTGEQLKAIAARRFENPDQLRAAKRFTRIALKPYLGGKPLKSRELFIPRGRSTGK, encoded by the coding sequence ATGGAAGGGCTTCAGCGTTGTTTTGTCCTTCATACTCGTCCTTATAGCGAGACGAGCCTGATCCTCGACGTCTTCAGCGAGGACTCGGGCCGTCTTACCCTTCTTTCGAAGGGGGCGCGACGCAAGCGCTCCAACCTCAAAGGGGCGCTTCAGCCTTTTACCCCGCTCTTCATGAAATGGTCCGGCAAGGGCTCCATGCCCGTACTCACCCATGCTGAGCCAATCAGCATCGGCTTGCCGATGCGCAGTTATATCCTCTATTCGGCTATGTACGTCAACGAGTTGCTAGCCCGGGTGCTGGAAACTGATACCCCTTACCCCGTGCTGTTTCTGGATTACCTGAATGTGCTGCGTGAGCTGGCACAGGCGGAGAATCCAGAGCCTGCACTGCGCCGTTTTGAACTGGCTTTGCTCGATCATCTCGGCTATGGTGTGGACTTCCTCCATTGTGCGGGCAGTGGCCTGCCGGTGGATGACACCATGACTTATAACTACCGGGAACAACGGGGATTTATCGCCTCGTTGACGGTCGGCCAGCTGACTTTCACCGGTGAACAACTAAAGGCGATTGCCGCTAGGCGGTTCGAGAACCCGGATCAGCTCCGGGCAGCCAAGCGCTTTACCCGTATCGCGCTAAAGCCCTATCTGGGCGGCAAGCCATTAAAAAGCAGGGAATTGTTTATCCCTAGAGGAAGGAGTACCGGAAAATGA
- a CDS encoding GTP-binding protein LepA (COG0481), which translates to MKHIRNFSIIAHIDHGKSTLSDRLIQVCGGLSDREMAAQVLDSMDLERERGITIKAQSVTLDYTAKDGETYQLNFIDTPGHVDFSYEVSRSLAACEGALLVVDAGQGVEAQTLANCYTAIEMDLEVVPILNKIDLPAADPERVAEEIEEIVGIDALEATRCSAKTGLGVEDVLENIVSAIPAPEGDPEAPLQALIIDSWFDNYLGVVSLVRIKNGQLKKNDKIKVMSTGQVWGVDRIGIFTPKQVDTDILRTGEVGWVVCGIKDILGAPVGDTLTHAKHGCEAPLPGFQKVKPQVYAGLFPVSSDDYENFRDALGKLSLNDASLFYEPESSAALGFGFRCGFLGMLHMEIIQERLEREYDLDLITTAPTVVYEVKKTDGTMIYVDSPSKLPAVNDVEVIGEPIARCNILVPSEYLGNVITLCVEKRGVQVDMVYHGNQVALTYDIPMSEVVLDFFDRLKSTSRGYASLDYNFQRYEESDMVRVDILLNGDRVDALAIITHKDNAHYRGRDLVEKMKEFIPRQMFDIAIQAAIGNHIIARSTVKQLRKNVIAKCYGGDVSRKKKLLQKQKEGKKRMKQIGNVELPQEAFLAILHVGKDK; encoded by the coding sequence ATGAAGCACATTCGTAACTTTTCGATTATTGCACATATCGACCATGGTAAGTCGACCCTATCCGACCGTCTGATTCAAGTCTGTGGCGGCCTTTCCGATCGTGAAATGGCTGCTCAGGTTCTTGATTCCATGGATCTTGAACGCGAACGCGGTATTACCATCAAGGCTCAGAGCGTGACGCTCGACTATACAGCCAAAGATGGTGAAACCTATCAGCTGAACTTTATCGACACCCCGGGACACGTGGACTTCTCGTACGAAGTATCTCGCTCTCTGGCGGCCTGTGAAGGGGCCTTGCTGGTGGTTGATGCCGGCCAGGGGGTAGAAGCCCAGACATTGGCAAACTGTTACACTGCCATTGAGATGGATCTGGAAGTCGTGCCAATCTTGAACAAGATTGACCTGCCAGCCGCCGATCCTGAGCGCGTAGCGGAAGAAATTGAAGAAATCGTCGGTATCGACGCCCTGGAAGCGACCCGCTGTTCTGCGAAAACGGGTCTGGGTGTTGAAGATGTTCTGGAGAACATCGTATCGGCCATCCCTGCGCCGGAAGGCGATCCTGAGGCACCGCTTCAGGCACTGATCATCGACTCCTGGTTCGATAACTACCTAGGTGTTGTTTCTCTGGTTCGTATCAAAAACGGTCAGCTGAAGAAGAATGACAAGATCAAGGTAATGAGCACAGGCCAGGTTTGGGGTGTTGACCGTATCGGTATCTTCACGCCGAAACAGGTGGATACCGATATCCTGCGCACCGGTGAAGTAGGCTGGGTGGTCTGTGGTATCAAGGATATCCTTGGTGCGCCGGTAGGTGATACCCTGACCCATGCCAAGCACGGTTGTGAAGCGCCGCTGCCGGGCTTCCAGAAAGTGAAGCCTCAGGTCTATGCGGGTCTGTTCCCGGTTTCTTCTGATGACTACGAGAACTTCCGTGATGCGCTGGGCAAGCTGAGCCTCAACGATGCGTCCTTGTTCTACGAGCCAGAGAGCTCTGCGGCGCTGGGCTTCGGTTTCCGCTGTGGCTTCCTGGGCATGCTACACATGGAAATCATCCAGGAACGCCTGGAGCGTGAATATGATCTGGATCTGATCACCACGGCACCAACGGTAGTGTACGAGGTGAAGAAGACCGACGGCACGATGATTTATGTTGATAGCCCGTCCAAGCTACCGGCCGTGAACGATGTCGAAGTGATCGGTGAGCCTATCGCCCGCTGTAACATCCTGGTGCCGAGTGAGTACCTGGGCAACGTGATCACCCTGTGTGTTGAGAAGCGTGGTGTGCAGGTAGACATGGTTTACCACGGCAACCAGGTTGCCCTGACATACGATATCCCGATGTCGGAAGTGGTACTGGATTTCTTCGACCGTCTGAAGTCGACATCTCGCGGCTACGCGTCACTGGATTACAACTTCCAGCGCTACGAAGAATCTGACATGGTTCGCGTGGATATCCTGCTGAACGGCGACCGCGTTGATGCGCTGGCGATTATCACCCACAAGGATAATGCCCATTACCGCGGCCGTGACTTGGTTGAGAAGATGAAGGAATTCATTCCTCGCCAGATGTTTGATATCGCGATTCAGGCCGCTATCGGTAACCACATCATCGCTCGTTCGACGGTGAAGCAATTGCGCAAGAACGTTATCGCCAAGTGTTACGGCGGTGACGTGAGCCGTAAGAAGAAGCTCCTGCAGAAGCAGAAAGAAGGTAAGAAGCGAATGAAGCAGATCGGTAACGTCGAACTGCCACAGGAAGCTTTCCTTGCTATCTTGCATGTAGGTAAAGACAAGTAA
- a CDS encoding hypothetical protein (COG3086), with amino-acid sequence MMRSLAEVIAAKPGEITVSCQQQTSCGSCASRDSCGTGIVSKALPGRQHQLTIATNKPVKVGDVVEIGLSERSMLHSAALVYVLPLLCLVLGAALGQWWFVVLAGGGELGVILTALGCAAFGLWLARRLAVRVEGDLAYKPHLIRVLGSPVSAGLAINGASKDSD; translated from the coding sequence ATGATGCGCTCGCTCGCTGAAGTGATTGCCGCTAAGCCCGGCGAGATCACCGTCAGTTGCCAGCAGCAAACCAGTTGCGGTAGCTGTGCCTCACGAGATAGCTGTGGTACCGGCATTGTCAGCAAGGCATTGCCGGGACGCCAGCACCAGCTCACCATTGCTACCAACAAGCCGGTCAAGGTCGGCGACGTGGTCGAGATTGGCCTGTCCGAACGCAGTATGCTTCACTCTGCGGCCCTTGTTTATGTACTACCTTTGCTATGCTTAGTGCTAGGTGCGGCGCTGGGCCAATGGTGGTTTGTGGTATTGGCGGGCGGCGGAGAGCTGGGCGTGATCCTGACTGCGCTCGGGTGCGCAGCCTTTGGGTTATGGCTGGCAAGGCGACTGGCGGTGCGGGTTGAAGGGGATTTGGCCTATAAACCTCACCTTATTCGGGTACTGGGAAGTCCGGTTTCTGCAGGGTTGGCGATAAATGGCGCATCGAAAGATAGCGACTAG
- a CDS encoding pyridoxine 5'-phosphate synthase (COG0854) — protein sequence MNNILLGVNIDHIATLRNARGTRYPDPVHAAEVAERAGADGITIHLREDRRHITDRDVRILRETIQTRMNLEMAVTDEMVQIALDTKPEFVCLVPEKREELTTEGGLDVAGQLEKIKAATATLTEAGIKVSLFIDADRAQIDAAVACGAPYIELHTGHYADAETEEEQQAELKKIAAAASYADDQGIKVNAGHGLTYHNVKPIAALPELYELNIGHSIIGRAVFDGLEKAVADMRAEMLSARR from the coding sequence ATGAACAACATCTTACTCGGCGTGAATATCGACCATATTGCGACTCTGCGTAATGCCCGTGGCACCCGTTATCCGGATCCGGTGCATGCGGCCGAGGTAGCTGAGCGTGCCGGAGCAGACGGTATTACCATCCACCTGCGCGAAGACCGTCGTCATATCACCGATCGTGATGTGCGCATTCTGCGCGAGACCATCCAGACCCGAATGAACCTAGAAATGGCGGTAACCGATGAGATGGTCCAGATCGCGTTGGACACCAAGCCGGAGTTTGTTTGTCTGGTACCGGAGAAGCGTGAAGAGCTGACCACTGAGGGCGGCTTGGATGTGGCTGGCCAGCTGGAGAAAATCAAAGCAGCAACCGCCACCTTGACCGAAGCGGGTATCAAAGTGTCCTTGTTCATCGATGCCGACCGTGCCCAGATTGATGCCGCGGTAGCCTGTGGCGCACCGTATATCGAGCTACATACCGGCCATTACGCCGATGCCGAGACGGAAGAAGAGCAGCAGGCTGAGCTGAAGAAAATCGCTGCTGCGGCGAGCTACGCTGACGATCAGGGTATCAAGGTTAACGCTGGCCACGGCCTGACCTACCATAACGTGAAGCCGATTGCGGCACTGCCTGAGCTGTACGAGCTAAATATCGGCCACTCTATCATCGGCCGCGCGGTGTTTGATGGTTTGGAGAAGGCTGTTGCTGATATGCGGGCTGAAATGTTGAGCGCCCGTCGCTAA